One Carettochelys insculpta isolate YL-2023 chromosome 15, ASM3395843v1, whole genome shotgun sequence DNA window includes the following coding sequences:
- the NEUROG1 gene encoding neurogenin-1 gives MPSAPETRYSAAENSADVSSCLDSSLRAPSSPSSPGQSPQAEPGRKRRRGRCRARNEAALHSLRKSRRVKANDRERNRMHNLNAALDELRSVLPSFPEDTKLTKIETLRFAYNYIWALSETLRLADQRLPKAPREQPRLLPGYLSPGAPPSPGSDAGSWTSTASPSSFSAGASNPSSPATSEDYGYGPTEPLFAGCHGLPGELLPSGPCCVLFPQAGTAV, from the coding sequence ATGCCCTCGGCCCCGGAGACCCGCTACTCCGCGGCGGAGAACAGCGCCGACGTGTCCTCCTGCCTGGACAGCAGCCTCCGTGCCCCGTCCTCGCCCTCCTCCCCGGGCCAGAGCCCGCAGGCGGAGCCGGGCAGGAAGCGGCGCCGGGGCCGCTGCAGGGCGAGGAACGAAGCCGCCCTGCACAGCCTGCGCAAGAGCCGGCGGGTGAAGGCGAACGACCGGGAGCGGAACCGCATGCACAACCTCAACGCGGccctggacgagctgcgcagcgtcCTGCCCAGCTTCCCCGAGGACACCAAGCTGACCAAGATCGAGACGCTGCGCTTCGCCTACAACTACATCTGGGCCCTCTCCGAGACGCTGCGCCTGGCCGATCAGCGCCTCCCCAAAGCCCCGCGGGAGCAGCCGCGCCTGCTGCCCGGCTACCTGAGCCCCGGcgccccgcccagccccggcAGCGATGCGGGCTCCTGGACCTCCAccgcctccccctcctccttctccgccGGCGCCTCCAACCCCAGCAGCCCGGCCACCTCCGAGGATTACGGCTATGGGCCCACGGAGCCCCTCTTCGCCGGCTGCCACGGCCTCCCCGGGGAGCTGCTGCCGAGCGGCCCATGCTGCGTGCTGTTCCCCCAGGCGGGCACCGCGGTGTGA